One part of the Vogesella sp. LIG4 genome encodes these proteins:
- a CDS encoding cobalamin-binding protein: protein MKRLLLAACGLAALPAMAQLSVRDGLGLAVTLPHPAQRIVALSPHLVEDMYAIGAERLLVGAVDYSDYPPAARQLPRVGGYSGVSLEAVLRQKPDLVLAWRDGNNGRELTRLRELGVPVYVSAPVALPDVAAEMRRLGKLSGHVAGAEAAAGRFENGLAQLKQRYRPAAALRVFVQVGDNPLFTVSSRSFLGALLPLCGGSNVFGTLPLAAPQVSTEAVLAAKPQVMLGLDSELRRRWQAWPQLPAVRDGLLFSLPADPVSRPGPRLLQGAASVCEVLNTARRKLGLTPS from the coding sequence ATGAAGCGGCTGCTGTTGGCCGCATGCGGGCTGGCAGCCTTGCCGGCCATGGCCCAGCTCAGTGTGCGCGACGGCCTGGGGCTGGCGGTTACCTTGCCGCACCCGGCGCAGCGCATCGTGGCACTGTCGCCGCATCTGGTGGAGGACATGTACGCCATCGGCGCCGAGCGCCTGCTGGTTGGCGCGGTGGATTACAGCGACTACCCGCCGGCGGCGCGGCAGCTGCCGCGGGTGGGCGGCTACAGCGGCGTGAGCCTGGAGGCCGTGCTGCGGCAGAAGCCGGACCTGGTGCTGGCCTGGCGCGACGGCAACAATGGCCGCGAGCTGACCCGGCTGCGCGAGCTGGGCGTGCCGGTGTACGTCAGCGCCCCGGTGGCGCTGCCGGACGTGGCGGCGGAAATGCGCCGGCTCGGCAAGCTGAGCGGGCATGTTGCCGGCGCCGAAGCGGCGGCCGGGCGCTTCGAGAACGGGCTGGCGCAGCTGAAACAGCGCTACCGCCCGGCAGCGGCGCTGCGGGTGTTTGTGCAGGTGGGCGACAACCCGCTGTTTACCGTCAGCAGCCGGAGTTTTCTTGGTGCATTGCTGCCGCTGTGCGGTGGCAGCAATGTATTCGGCACGCTGCCGCTGGCGGCGCCGCAGGTCAGCACCGAGGCGGTATTGGCGGCAAAACCACAGGTGATGCTGGGGCTGGATAGTGAGCTGCGCCGCCGTTGGCAGGCCTGGCCGCAGCTGCCGGCAGTGCGTGACGGCCTGCTGTTCAGCCTGCCGGCCGACCCGGTCAGCCGGCCCGGCCCACGGCTGTTGCAGGGCGCTGCCAGCGTGTGCGAGGTGTTGAACACCGCCCGCCGCAAGCTGGGTTTGACGCCCTCCTGA
- the cobU gene encoding bifunctional adenosylcobinamide kinase/adenosylcobinamide-phosphate guanylyltransferase — protein sequence MKHLITGGARSGKSRHAEQLALAHAGPVRYVATAERRAGDEAFAARIVHHQARRPASWQLAEPGRELAAVLAAAVPDELLLVDCMGMWLMRFFGMDGRFDRDGWPQQRAALLQALAETPASVLLVSNEIGWGVIPLGEETRVFVDELGWLNQELAAICPLVTLVACGQPLRLKGPA from the coding sequence ATGAAACACCTCATCACCGGCGGCGCCCGCAGCGGCAAGAGCCGCCATGCCGAGCAGCTGGCGCTGGCCCATGCCGGGCCGGTGCGTTACGTGGCTACTGCCGAGCGGCGTGCCGGTGACGAGGCGTTCGCCGCGCGTATCGTCCACCATCAGGCCCGGCGGCCGGCCTCCTGGCAGCTGGCCGAGCCCGGGCGCGAACTGGCCGCAGTACTGGCGGCGGCAGTGCCGGACGAATTGTTGCTGGTCGATTGCATGGGCATGTGGCTGATGCGCTTCTTCGGCATGGATGGCCGCTTTGACCGCGATGGCTGGCCGCAGCAACGTGCCGCCTTGCTGCAGGCGCTGGCGGAAACGCCGGCCAGCGTGTTGCTGGTGAGCAACGAGATCGGCTGGGGCGTGATACCGCTGGGCGAGGAAACCCGCGTGTTCGTGGACGAACTGGGCTGGCTGAACCAGGAGCTGGCGGCGATCTGCCCGCTGGTGACGCTGGTTGCTTGCGGCCAACCTTTGCGCCTGAAGGGGCCGGCATGA
- a CDS encoding TonB-dependent receptor, with the protein MFNTKPLAALVALACAPAAMAATVTQLDEVVVTATRVADKASELPANVTVITAADIASSPARTVQELLSAVAGVHLFNMSGSASGGTVDLRGFGVTGVSNTLILVDGVKQNTNDLAVPNLAGIPLQAIERIEVVRGSGAVAYGGGTTGGVVNIITRNGFKDQPSVRATFTMGSQDLKQLDVAVHQASAQVALDAYVQSMTGDNYRRNNAERNDNGGISATWRHDGGDVRFYARNSNQGLRLPGGRQIDPAAGINQFASDSRGTSSPNDYAETRAQDYGLQARQELAGGLVYFDLAQRHKNTFTNWGSAHDQRSADETNTSLRYERELGAHRLAVGVDGQNSATDVDGTYATSRIKQQLLGVFADALLRPQAGTTVNVGVRNQHVDDDVSNLSSPSHSYQKQQELNAWQLGIRQALTPSLDVYAKLGQSFRIANADEQSYAAAPPLLPQVSHDKEVGVAWLQGGSSVRAALFRYDLNNEIHYNPLSYFNVNLDPTRRQGVELEGKTQLAPQWQLNGNLTWQQATFRSGVAGGVDLAGNTVPMVPHWLANVGLTWLPQQATRVGLELQYVGKQRMDNDEANQFATQLSAYTLVNLKLSHQYSKHVDVSLAVNNLLDKRYASYGYREDNIGSTGKYDLLPGSGRTMQASLTLSY; encoded by the coding sequence ATGTTCAATACCAAACCGTTGGCTGCGCTGGTAGCGCTGGCCTGTGCCCCGGCCGCCATGGCCGCTACCGTTACCCAGCTGGACGAAGTGGTGGTTACCGCCACCCGCGTGGCCGACAAGGCCAGCGAACTGCCGGCCAACGTTACCGTGATCACCGCCGCCGACATCGCCAGCAGCCCGGCCCGTACCGTGCAGGAACTGCTGTCCGCCGTGGCCGGTGTACATCTGTTCAACATGTCCGGTTCTGCCAGCGGCGGTACGGTGGACCTGCGGGGCTTTGGCGTGACCGGTGTCAGCAACACGCTGATCCTGGTGGATGGCGTCAAGCAGAATACCAATGACTTGGCTGTTCCCAACCTGGCCGGCATTCCGCTGCAGGCGATCGAGCGCATTGAGGTGGTACGTGGCAGTGGCGCGGTGGCCTATGGTGGCGGCACCACCGGCGGCGTGGTCAACATCATCACCCGCAACGGCTTCAAGGATCAGCCCAGCGTACGTGCCACCTTCACCATGGGCAGCCAGGACCTGAAGCAGCTGGACGTGGCGGTGCATCAGGCCAGCGCGCAGGTGGCGCTGGATGCCTACGTGCAGTCGATGACCGGTGATAACTATCGCCGTAACAATGCCGAGCGCAACGACAACGGCGGCATCAGCGCTACCTGGCGCCACGATGGCGGCGATGTGCGCTTCTACGCCCGCAACAGCAACCAGGGTTTGCGCCTGCCGGGGGGCAGGCAAATCGATCCAGCCGCGGGTATCAACCAGTTTGCGTCGGACTCGCGGGGAACCAGCAGCCCCAATGACTACGCCGAAACCCGGGCTCAGGACTATGGCCTGCAAGCTCGACAGGAGTTGGCCGGTGGCTTGGTGTATTTCGATCTCGCGCAGAGGCATAAAAACACCTTTACCAACTGGGGCAGTGCACACGACCAGCGCAGCGCTGACGAAACTAACACTAGCCTGCGCTACGAGCGCGAGCTGGGGGCTCACCGCTTGGCCGTGGGCGTGGATGGACAGAATTCCGCCACAGACGTAGATGGTACTTATGCGACCAGTCGCATCAAGCAACAGTTGTTAGGTGTATTTGCCGACGCACTGCTGCGCCCGCAGGCCGGCACCACCGTGAATGTGGGGGTGCGCAACCAGCATGTGGACGACGATGTAAGCAACCTCAGCTCACCGAGTCACAGTTACCAGAAGCAGCAGGAACTGAATGCCTGGCAACTGGGTATCCGACAGGCATTGACTCCGTCGCTGGATGTGTACGCCAAGCTGGGACAGAGTTTCCGTATCGCTAATGCTGATGAACAGTCTTATGCTGCGGCGCCGCCGCTGTTGCCGCAGGTCTCACATGACAAGGAAGTCGGTGTGGCCTGGCTGCAAGGGGGCAGCAGCGTGCGTGCCGCACTGTTCCGTTACGACCTGAACAACGAAATTCATTACAACCCGTTAAGCTATTTCAACGTCAACCTCGACCCGACCCGTCGGCAGGGCGTGGAGCTGGAAGGCAAGACCCAACTGGCGCCGCAGTGGCAGCTGAACGGCAATCTGACCTGGCAGCAGGCCACCTTCCGTTCCGGTGTGGCTGGTGGTGTGGACCTGGCTGGCAATACCGTGCCGATGGTGCCGCACTGGCTGGCCAATGTCGGCCTGACCTGGCTGCCGCAGCAGGCCACCCGTGTTGGACTGGAACTGCAGTATGTCGGCAAGCAGCGCATGGATAACGATGAGGCCAACCAGTTCGCCACCCAGCTGTCCGCCTACACCCTGGTCAACCTCAAGCTCAGCCACCAGTACAGCAAGCATGTCGATGTGAGCCTGGCGGTGAACAACCTGCTCGACAAGCGCTACGCCAGCTATGGCTACAGGGAAGACAATATCGGCAGCACTGGCAAGTATGACCTGCTCCCAGGCAGCGGGCGTACCATGCAGGCTTCGCTGACCCTGAGCTACTGA
- the cobT gene encoding nicotinate-nucleotide--dimethylbenzimidazole phosphoribosyltransferase, translating into MFRIPAPDFSARDAASARQQQLTKPAGSLGKLEDLAITLAGLQRREIPQPLKPAITVFAGDHGVCAEGVSAYPPEVTGAMVANFVHGGAAISVLARCNQARLEVVDAGVAADLAALPIVHAKVRAGSGNIRREPAMTAEQCAAALEVGRMAARRAIADGASLLIAGDMGIGNTTPSAALICRLGGHSPEAIVGRGTGVNDAALAHKRQVVADALARVAPDLDGQALLAELGGLEIAAMAGFYLEGAAQGVPLLLDGFISTAAALVAQAIAPDIAPWLLASHCSQETGHALALASLGLTPLIDFGLRLGEGSGAALAIPLLQQAIALHAGMATFAEAGVAGKNE; encoded by the coding sequence ATGTTCCGCATTCCCGCACCCGATTTCTCCGCCCGCGATGCCGCCAGCGCACGCCAGCAACAACTGACCAAGCCGGCCGGCAGCCTGGGCAAACTGGAGGACCTCGCCATTACCCTGGCCGGCCTGCAGCGCCGCGAGATTCCGCAGCCGCTGAAGCCGGCCATCACCGTGTTTGCCGGCGACCACGGTGTATGCGCCGAAGGTGTGTCCGCCTACCCGCCGGAGGTAACCGGCGCCATGGTGGCCAACTTCGTGCACGGCGGTGCCGCCATCAGCGTGCTGGCACGCTGCAACCAGGCGCGGCTGGAGGTGGTGGATGCCGGCGTGGCCGCCGACCTTGCCGCGCTGCCCATCGTGCACGCCAAGGTGCGCGCCGGTAGCGGCAACATCCGCCGCGAGCCGGCGATGACGGCAGAACAATGCGCGGCAGCGCTGGAGGTTGGCCGCATGGCCGCGCGCCGCGCCATTGCCGATGGCGCCAGCCTGCTGATCGCCGGCGACATGGGCATCGGCAACACCACGCCGTCGGCGGCGCTGATCTGCCGCCTGGGCGGCCACAGCCCGGAGGCCATCGTTGGCCGCGGTACCGGTGTGAACGATGCCGCGCTGGCGCACAAGCGCCAGGTGGTGGCCGACGCGCTGGCGCGCGTGGCGCCGGACCTGGACGGCCAGGCGCTGCTGGCCGAGCTGGGCGGGCTGGAGATCGCCGCCATGGCCGGCTTCTACCTGGAAGGCGCGGCGCAGGGCGTGCCGCTGCTGCTGGACGGCTTCATCAGCACGGCTGCTGCGCTGGTGGCCCAGGCCATCGCCCCGGACATCGCCCCGTGGCTGCTGGCCAGCCACTGCTCGCAGGAAACCGGCCATGCGCTGGCGCTGGCCAGCCTGGGGCTGACGCCGCTGATCGACTTCGGCCTGCGCCTGGGTGAAGGCTCCGGCGCGGCGCTGGCGATTCCGCTGCTGCAACAGGCCATTGCGCTGCACGCCGGCATGGCCACCTTTGCCGAGGCCGGCGTGGCCGGTAAAAACGAGTGA
- a CDS encoding histidine phosphatase family protein: protein MNPYTLTLLRHGDIDHQGRLVGSSDLPLNDAGRAAMAASWQRIVRHAPVSCMATSPLQRCREFAVQQALVSGVPLHVVPLLTECDFGSWELRPLADIAAETPDWQTLLARGLLTPEGGERFEVFRSRVLMGFAGWMREARGSHRVLISHGGVINVLLAELLGTDFNIARLMAVQRGGFAQLSILEGHPAYLLRLETPEPPTS from the coding sequence GTGAACCCCTACACCCTCACCCTGCTGCGCCACGGCGACATCGACCACCAGGGCCGGCTGGTCGGCAGCAGCGACCTGCCGCTCAACGATGCCGGCCGTGCGGCGATGGCCGCCAGCTGGCAGCGCATCGTGCGCCATGCGCCGGTAAGCTGCATGGCTACCTCGCCGCTGCAGCGCTGCCGCGAGTTTGCCGTGCAGCAGGCACTGGTCAGCGGCGTGCCGCTGCACGTGGTGCCGCTGCTGACCGAATGCGATTTCGGCAGCTGGGAGCTGCGGCCGCTGGCCGATATCGCCGCCGAAACGCCGGACTGGCAGACGTTGCTGGCGCGCGGCCTGCTGACACCGGAAGGCGGCGAGCGCTTCGAGGTGTTCCGCAGCCGGGTGCTGATGGGGTTTGCCGGCTGGATGCGCGAGGCACGCGGCAGCCACCGCGTGCTGATCAGCCACGGCGGCGTGATCAACGTGCTGCTGGCCGAGCTGCTGGGCACCGACTTCAACATCGCCCGCCTGATGGCGGTACAGCGCGGCGGCTTTGCGCAGCTGTCCATCCTCGAAGGCCACCCGGCCTACCTGCTGCGGCTGGAAACGCCGGAGCCGCCCACCTCTTGA
- a CDS encoding adenosylcobinamide-GDP ribazoletransferase gives MRSLILAIQFLTRLPTPQLKTFDPAWLADAARWFAPVGLLVGAAVWLAVLAGSLLDPWLAALLGLLAWLWVTGGLHIDGLADLADAQGAAHRSRERFLEVLKDPHLGSFGVLAMASQLLAKLVLLMLVVKHALPSPDALRVSGLAALAAGLAPLLLVPAWARLFTVAWSATLPSLAPGSGERFAWRTHWASFWLSAALLAAASWWLAPALLLAPLAGLWWWAYLRHKLGGMTGDCLGAGIELCESLLLLLLLVH, from the coding sequence ATGCGTTCGCTGATTCTCGCCATCCAGTTCCTGACCCGGCTGCCAACGCCGCAGCTGAAAACCTTCGACCCGGCCTGGCTGGCCGATGCCGCACGCTGGTTCGCCCCGGTAGGCCTGCTGGTCGGCGCGGCGGTATGGCTGGCCGTACTGGCCGGCAGCCTGCTCGACCCGTGGCTGGCGGCGCTGCTGGGCCTGCTGGCCTGGCTGTGGGTAACCGGCGGCCTGCACATCGACGGTCTGGCCGACCTGGCCGACGCGCAAGGCGCCGCGCACCGCTCGCGCGAGCGCTTCCTGGAGGTACTGAAAGACCCGCACCTGGGCAGCTTTGGCGTGCTGGCCATGGCCAGCCAGCTGCTGGCCAAGCTGGTGCTGTTGATGCTGGTGGTGAAGCATGCGCTGCCTTCCCCGGACGCGCTGCGCGTGTCCGGGCTAGCAGCGCTGGCGGCAGGGCTGGCGCCGCTGCTGCTGGTGCCGGCCTGGGCGCGGCTGTTCACCGTGGCGTGGTCCGCCACCCTGCCCAGCCTGGCACCCGGCAGTGGCGAGCGCTTTGCCTGGCGCACGCACTGGGCCAGTTTCTGGCTGAGCGCCGCGCTGCTGGCCGCCGCCTCGTGGTGGCTGGCGCCGGCGCTGCTGCTGGCGCCACTGGCCGGGCTGTGGTGGTGGGCCTATCTGCGGCACAAGCTGGGCGGCATGACCGGCGATTGCCTGGGCGCCGGCATCGAGTTGTGCGAGAGCCTGCTGCTGTTGTTGCTGCTCGTGCATTGA